Proteins from a single region of Choloepus didactylus isolate mChoDid1 chromosome 10, mChoDid1.pri, whole genome shotgun sequence:
- the MSANTD3 gene encoding myb/SANT-like DNA-binding domain-containing protein 3, with product MQNNEIIKPAKYFSELEKSILLALVEKYKYVLECKKSDARTIALKQRTWQALAHEYNSQPSVSLRDFKQLKKCWENIKARTKKIMAHERREKVKRSVSPLLSTHVLGKEKIASLLPEQLYFLQNPPEEEPEYHPDAAAQESFAVANRELCDDEKEFIRFPVCEGTSQPEPSCSAVRVTANKNYRSKTSQEGALKKMHEEEHNQQMSILQLQLIQMNEVHVAKIQQIERECEMAEEEHRIKMEVLNKKKMYWERKLQTFTKEWPVASFNRPFPNSP from the exons ATGCAAAACAACGAAATTATAAAACCTGCCAAATACTTCTCAGAGTTGGAAAAGAGCATCTTGCTTGCTTTAGtagaaaagtacaaatatgtgCTTGAATGCAAAAAAAGTGATGCGCGAACTATTGCACTCAAGCAACGCACCTGGCAAGCCCTTGCCCACGAATACAACTCCCAGCCAAGTGTGTCCCTGCGGGATTTCAAACAGCTGAAGAAGTGCTGGGAGAACATCAAGGCTCGGACCAAAAAAATAATGGCTcatgagaggagagagaaagtgaaACGGAGCGTCAGTCCGCTTCTGAGTACCCATGTCCTGGGAAAGGAGAAGATTGCCAGCCTGCTGCCCGAGCAGCTCTACTTCCTGCAGAACCCTCCGGAGGAGGAGCCCGAGTACCACCCAGACGCTGCAGCCCAAG AATCATTTGCTGTTGCAAATAGAGAACTGTGCGATGATGAGAAAGAGTTCATACGTTTTCCGGTATGTGAGGGGACCTCTCAACCCGAGCCCTCGTGTTCGGCTGTCAGAGTAACAGCCAATAAAAACTACAGGAGCAAAACTTCTCAGGAAGGGGCTTTAAAAAAGATGCATGAGGAAGAACACAACCAGCAAATGTCCATCTTACAGCTGCAGCTGATACAAATGAACGAGGTGCATGTGGCCAAAATCCAGCAGATAGAGCGAGAGTGTGAGATGGCAGAGGAGGAGCACAGGATAAAAatggaagtgctcaataaaaagaAGATGTATTGggaaagaaagctacagactttTACCAAGGAATGGCCTGTGGCCTCATTTAACCGGCCCTTTCCCAATTCACCCTGA